The Neoarius graeffei isolate fNeoGra1 chromosome 1, fNeoGra1.pri, whole genome shotgun sequence region tggatcatgtttagatgcggcttcttctttgaactatagagttttagctggcaacggcggatggcacggtgaattgtgttcacggataatgttctctggaaatattcctgagctcatttcatgatttccaatacagaagcatgcctgtatgtgatgcagtgccgtctaagggcccgaagatcacgggcacccagtatggttttccggccttgacccttacgcacagagattcttccagattctctgaatcttttgatgatattatgcactgtagatgatgatatgttcaaactctttgcaattttacactgtcaaactcctttctgatattgctccactatttgtgggcgcagaattagggggattggtgatcctcttcccatctttacttctgagagccgctgccactccaagatgctctttttatacccagtcatgttaatgacctattgccaattgacctaatgagttgcaatttggtcctccagctgttccttttttgtccctttaacttttccagcctcttattgcccctgtcccaacttttttgagatgtgttgctgtcatgaaatttcaaatgagccaatatttggcatgaaatttcaaaatgtctcactttcgacatttgatatgttgtctatgttctattgtgaatacaatatcagtttttgagatttgtaaattattgcattcagtttttatttacaatttgtactttgtcccaacttttttggaatcgggattgtagaaAGAACTAAGTTAAGTTCTTGATTCCTTATTTTAAGAGTACAGTATGTATAAATGacaatgtgtgtgagagtgtgtaggtTTTGTTTGTTACAGAAAGAGAAGAAAGGGTCTCTTTCTCGTGCTGCTGATCGCTGTAAAAGGAAACTCGAGACTTGTGAAATTTGGCTTCTCACCCATGAGCCTTCTTTTATCTTAGATTTACATAGCCCCAGCAGTAAGGTGAGATCTTGTCACATGCATATGTACATTACGATAAATGCACAAATATTAGAGTTTGCATTGAGTTGTTACAACCCTGCAAATCTTTTTTGTTGTACTAGTACCTTATAGACACCTCTCTCCTTCTTTCTCCCTTCAGAGTCACACCATTCACTTACCTTCTCTGTATGAACTGGATGAATGGAGAGAAGCGATTAACAAACACAAAGCAGAGGGTGGGTGGAACTTCATCTCACATATCACACTGAATATACCTAAGCGTTGTGATAACTTGTATCACATCATTTTGATCgacatacactgtgtgtgtgtgtgtgtgtgtgtgtgtgtgtgtgtgtgtgtgtgtgtgtgtgtgtgtgtgtgtgtgcgtgcatgcaccaGATGTAGAGACAGTGCCACCAGACTTACTCTCTCTAACCAACTCTTGTGTAAAACTACGAATGACTCAACATCTCCCCCTTTGCTGCCTTCAGCCTGGTCTGTACAGTACCTTTCACCTTTCTTCTTACATCTACACAGACAATCGCAAAATCTGTAACCTTCACTGAattttccatttctctctctctctcatgaacagACGAAGAGGAAAATAGCATGTGTGGGAGTGTGTATGTGATTGTGCATTCAGCCTGTGGGCTACAGCAGCCAGCCAGTAAGTTCTGTTTCTCACAGTTGCATTCATGTTCACACACAAAAGCACATGACACATACTGTGCAACTTAACATTCACTGGTTTCAATTTTTTCAATTGCTTAaacaatttctgaaaaaaaaaatcacactatcAAATATATCACACTATCAAATCAATTCCAAAGCACAGTTTACTTGAACTGACCTAAAGCGTGCAAATTCCTTTGCTTTTAACAGCCATTTTGCATTCTAATATTAGCTAATATAATAATACACAGATCATACACCTGCTTAAATGAAGTAATCAGAATAAactaaaacaataataaatgtaggcggcacggtggtgtagtggttagcgctgtcgcctcacagcaagaaggtcctgggttcgagccccggggccggcgagggcctttctgtgcggagtttgcatgttctccccgtgtccgcgtgggtttcctccgggtgctccggtttcccccacagtccaaagacatgcaggttaggttaactggtgactctaaattgaccgtaggtgtgaatgtgagtgtgaatggttgtctgtgtctatgtgtcagccctgtgatgacctggcgacttgtccagggtgtaccccacctttcgcccgtagtcagctgggataggctccagcttgcctgcgaccctgtagaacaggataaagcggctacagataatgagatgagatgagaataataaatgTACCTGTATTTGTgggttgtttgtttcttttgctTGTTTCTTTCGCATGTACTCTGCCGCATTAAATATGTTAAGTCTGTATTGTATTAAGTCTGTATCTATAATTAGAGTAACAAGTGTGAAAAAGAAATCTAGATCTGTTGTTTGGATAGAATGGTTTTGTTTTGGCAATTCTGTTGTACTGAGATGGAGGAAATCATTTTGCTAGGCTTTTAATCGAAAAATTATTGCCAGCAAAAACCGTAATCAGTACTCATCTCTTTTTCtatattaaaggtagactacctttcagatttttcaagtgtaggtcataaaaagtattttccctgacacccaattatttttgtttagtggaccgaaagctactgaattcgaatcacagacttccaattttattattattattattattattattagtagtagtagtagtagtagaagtagtagtatttttttttaatggaacaattaatgaatttagggccacatggccctaaattctctgctattttttcttgcttcaccatgacgcaatacaagagactatgtcatgcatcacgtggtgggctttccctgtttgtgcaaggcattgtaggatacaaatttgaaagaggagagaaaaatggaggatgtgagtgtgcgaatgaaatatgaaagaccgactacagtaacggaaagcgagaagaaaagacattatgttgcgaaggaaaggaaacgcaggatgaaactaataaatatccacggtcagcgagcacctcagtgtgatcagctgtttgtttagtgacagaatgatggaactgtcagtgcacggtcaaggtaaagctGCACGTGccgtgcacacacggacttcctctgtctgcttgactgtgcgaagcaagtgatttcatgcgcattatttgctagggaatctcatcaaattaaataacttcccagccacagaatggcctggggtttttgtttgttttagataattatataaataaacatatatcacaatgaccaaatttcagagggaactaaattttactgattttatgaaattgaaaggccatctacttttaatAACAAACATTAATACATAATTACATATTGCTACTTATAATTAAATGCAACTTAGAACTATTACAAATCATGTAATACATAATAATTTCTAGTTCAGAATTTTGAAAGGAATTACATATTACAGTTGCtgtcagaagtttacagacatggacatgaatgtcatggcaatgttgcgctttcagtaatttctttgaaatgttctttttttgagacagaatgactgtacagtgtacatatttaattaaaaaaaagaatttggtgcaaaagttttaatttattttgagttttctgaaatcaacacagggtcaaaattattcatacagggtcaaaactatacacacagcacacacttaatatttggttaaatgtcccacagcatgtttcaccttgaccagatgcttttggtagccatcagtaAGCTTCTGGTAGAAttttggttggatatttgaccactcttcttcgcagaattggtagagttcaattaaatttgtgtgtttcctggcacagggatggcatggtggcgtagtggctagcactgtcgcctcacagcaagaaggttctgtgtttgagtccagtggccaacgggggcctttctgtgtggagtttacatgttctccccgtgtctgtgtgggtttcctctgggtgctccggtttccccctacggtccaaagacatgcaggttaggctaattggtggctctaaattgaccacagtGTGGATTgttgtttatcctgtgcagggtcacaggcaagctggagcctatcccagctgactatgggcaagaggcagggtacaccctggacaagtcaccagatcattgcagggctgacacacagagataaacagtttatctctgtgtgtcagccctgcaatgatctggtgacttgtccagggtgtaccctgcctcttgcccatagtcagctgggataggctccagcttgcctgtgaccctgcacaggataagcggttacggataatggatggatgtttcctgGCACACACCTGGCTTTGCAGATCTCTttgtcagatctgcactgagctccttggactttcccattgtactgtgcattggtcaatccaatgagtgctctcAAGAAATCagtttttatgttggcacagagaaactaccagctgtagtcaatatcactaacaggaagttaagaggccttggccttggcaagttaagacattttggaactttcagcaccactgaattaacaagtgttgccaggcaaaacaaacctcgccccgtagcacttatgatgaatatgaaggaagacatcttgaaaaaaaataagtatcctatgagtacatgtggctactgcttataaataaaattgttttctgataccatgtccacacagtaaatatagcatatatatttactctatgaggcagtagccatgaAAATGAAGCACAATCCAAAAATGAGCAATTTAAAAataacagaagtaaaatataccaagtgtctgtactttatattattctactcttacctcttatagtttttgaaactgaaacctctgaaccgaggctgacatgcacacgctgtcgccatgacccaaactcttatttcccggaaatggcccggcgctagagctcagtggaatgcactttccctcggtaataagcataaacacgtctgaaagtgatttctttagtctagtccacttatttcaaatggtgaaccgaattgtatacactcatcatcggccattttaatcagaacatgtgtgtgcacattatgcagtgtgcgatcgttacactcttacattcttacagcatgatgacacagTGGCTAGCGCCTGTatatgaggcagcagccacaacaaaaacgattttgaccttcttggtgaccttgaccggatgaccctcaaaatgttggaggttctatttgagaccaatgcccatctatcctgaaagtttcatgaagcttGGTTCTGCctttttcctgtaatatcattaacaaaaaacctgagaaacctgaccaaaaacaatacctcgccccctggtggactccatcccgggcgaggtaataatctaagtggacgtatgtaaatttttgacccaatattgatttcagaaaacccaaaacaaattaaaacttgtgcacagaattcttcctttttcttgctaaagatgtatgttgtacaatcattctggcacagaaaaagaacagttcgaataaataactgaaagccatggcattcatgtccatgatgatgtTCATGTccttgtatgtaaacttctgactgcaactacTGTAGGTACAAATTTATGTTTAAATTAAAATAGGCATTTTTATATTAGAATAATGTTTGAGGACATGTGTATGTGAGCTGTCAGCCCTAACTCTGTGTGTACTTTTGTACGCATGACTGcaggtgtctatgtgtgtgtggaaGTTGATGGCTTTGAGATTTCTGACAGAAGAGCTCAGACTTGTCTTTCATCATATAGTCCGACGCCACAATGGGATCAGGTACAGACTTAACACATGCAAACACGTCCACATTCTTTTACATTGCCTTTCTTTTCAGTTTGATTGACTTATTTAATCTGCAATTCATATCTGAttgaaatgagtttaaatgaggcTCTGAAAAAATACTGAGCTTCCCTAAAGCCTGTAATCTCCAGGTGATGCTATGGCAGTGAATAAGACCTTAATAATAGTTAAGCTGATCTTAACACCGTGAAGCCTTGggtaaaatggtgtgtgtgtgtatgtgttaggAGCTGGTGCTGAAGGTGGATGGAGCTCAGCACCTCCGCCTGCTGTGTGTCTCTCAGTCAGAGGAGAACATTATGGGCAGAGCTGTGATACAGGTAAGATGTAGCTTCTTTTGGAATTGAGCTATATATCAGTTTCCTTAACATAATCACAGACCATATGCATACATTTTCTGTATAATATAGTCATATTATTTTTGGAGCGTATTGGGGCACTCTATATAATATGAGAATGAATCTGCCTGTATGTTTGTCACAGTTAAATCCTGTTGAGATGCTAAAAAAGTGGAAGAAAATGAGCGTGAATTTGGGCTCCGTAGAGGTGATGCTGTCAATCAAATACTCACCCCATGTACTCGAGCCACCCAGTTCAGTCCCTCTCCAGCACAAGCCTGTATTCTGTGTGCTGATTGGAGATGTAGCAAGGTCAGAATTTTCTAACCATTCAACTATTATCATTTTTGCTTTCCTGTCGAAGAAAATGCTGTGTTTtttcaagaaaagaaaaaatagaaatggcttaaaaatagttGGAATGTCATTGGTTTATTGCATTTTATTCAGAGATACAAACCAGTACATACAAGTTAGTCATCGTAATCTTCTCAGATTGTGTCATCCTGTGAACCACTGAGAAAGAGCAAAAATTTATTCATCCTTTTTAACAAAACAGAACTTGAGAGATGGCTGAGGAGTGATGAGTCTAAAAGGAAATGTAGTTATGTAAGCCTGGAATATTACAGCATGGCAAAGGCCTGGAAAGTTCTGCAAAAAGTAAAAGTATGCTTTCTGTCACATTCAGGGTTAGTTTCCTGCGTGATTTGTTAAGAAATATCCTCTTTTGGGTGAGCTGTATTTATTCATGGATGTTACTAACTTATGTAAACTTGCCTTctttgtacgtgtgtgtgtgtgtctttgtttgTCCGCTGCAGACAAGAGCACGTGCTGGTTCCTCATATAGTGCGTTCCTGTGTGGATGAGGTCGAGAGGAGAGGACTGGAAGAAGAAGGCATTTACAGAATCTCAGGAGCCAGCAATGAGATTCAGGCTCTAAAACATGCATTTAATACCAGTAAGTGTGTGTAATGTAAGAGGTCGCATATgaaacatggtcatttttaatccCAGAGTTAATTCTGTGCCACAAAATGTACTACTGAACTACCACGACAAAACCAAATGCagtaacatacaaaaaaaaaaaaactgttatggTGTTATTCTGTGTGCAAGAATGAATACATTTAAAGGAATTGTTCATTTTGCACATTGAATTGATAAGAAGAAATCAGTTAAGTACTATATGTATTTGTAGGCCTGATGGTAGAGATACTTGCTTGTGAGAAAGCATTGTAAGTTAAATATGAAATATGCttaacggggtggcacggtggtgtagtggttagcgctgtcgccttacagcaagaaggtccgggttcaagccccgtggccggcgagggcctttctgtgtggagtttgcatgttctccccgtgtccgcgtgggtttcctgtgggtgctccggtttcccccacagtccaaagacatgcaggttaggttaactggtgactctaaattgaccgtaggtgtgaatgtgagtgtgaatggttgtctgtgtctatgtgtcagccctgtgatgacctggcgacttgtccagggtgtaccccgcctttcgcccgtagtcagctgggataggctccagcttgcctacgaccctgtagaacaggataaagcggctacagataatgagatgaatgagatatacttaacggggaagccatggtctaatggttagagaagcagctttaggacaaaaaggttgccagtttgattccctggaccaacaggaatggctgaagtgcccttgagcaaggcacctaacccccaaccgctccccaggctgctctgggtatgttgtatgtcagtctggataacagcgtctgctaaatgcctgtaatgtaatatatcaACCAATCTTTCATAGTTTAGCTCAAACCATGTGGGAGTCCAATAATATATTTAACCTTTATGTCCCTCCATCCCTCATTGTTCTTCTCCTTCACTGTTCCTCTGTGTCCTCAGATTACTGGGAGGCTATGAATAAGGTGAGAAATGTGGATGTGAATGTAGTGTCTGGCACTCTTAAGCTGTACTTGAGAGAATTGCCTGAGCCTCTTATTCCTGCTGCACATTTTCAGAGTCTCTCTAAAGCAATGGGTGAGTTTCTTGCTCTGTCTTTCCCCCAatcactctctctcgcacactcacAAACTGACACAGTGTATATCCCAATCAGATCTGACAGACCCAAATCTCAGAGCGAGCACCATGTTGTCTGAGCTGCAATCCTTCCCTGACGTCAATCGCAACACACTTCTCTTCCTCTTACGTCACCTTAAATGGTAACTTCCTATTCTCTAATTGCATTCACTCCTATAAACGTGAGTATTTTATTATTGCATTAGGAGTAAGGGTTGTCTGAGCATTTAGGTTTCACTTCCAGCAACCTGTCGGGTTTAGTCAGTAAGCAATATCTTCAAGTAaagattaattgttctatttttcagaattagaattactttattaatcctctCCAACCTTCTCGTATCTCTGCTTGTCTGTaactctttcttttttctttctttttttttgtgtctCAGGGTTGCACAGAAGGAGGAACTGAATAAAATGTCTCTCAGTAATCTGGCCACAGTGTTTGGCCCCACTTTAATGCGCCCCCCAGTGGCCAGTCTAGATCAGTACGCTCCACCGGTGGACATCTCTCAAGAGGTTGAGGTTCAGGTCAGTTTGCTGCCATTCCGTGTCTCAAAATGTGAAATTTACTACAGTTATCTCCAACGCTAAAAGAATAGAAGCAGACAGTGTATTACAGAGGTACTGGAGTCCTTgtgtatcaagtcaagtcaactttattgtcaaatatgctatacatgctcgacatacagcacagatgaaatatcagacccatggtgcaaactggcaatgcaataagtaaaaatagaataattgaaaaaaacaaacaatataaacagtataaacactctagataggaactagacagactaaacactcaaacaatataaacagaataaataaacagtataaacactagataagaacaagacagactaaacactcagacaatataaacagtataaacactctagatatgaactagactaaacactcaaacaatataaacagtataaacactagataacaacaagacagactaaacactcagacaatataaacagtataaacactagataacaacaagacagactaaacactcaaacagacaatataaacagtataaacactttagatattaactagactaaacattcatacacacacacacacacacacacacacacaaattggtacaataaccaaacagtcaagggcacttgaggtatagcaggtaaacatgaaacatgaaatatgaaataagcagaatgaacaaactagcagctgttaaggtgtatGTGTCTTTCTTCAGGTCCACGTGATTTACCGCTACCTCCAGATTCCGAATCTACCAGAAGCTCTCACTACAAAACCACTGGATACTGAGGAAGACCCGTGAAAGTTAATGTTGTGTgttgtacatacatacatgcataacaGGAGCAAACATCTGGCAAAATATCTTCTTGTCAAGTTCACAGGCAATTTATAGGAACCATGTACATACCatgtatatttattttatttattctgaaGATTAATTGTATCACCCTGTACATTGCCTCTATGATTACAAGAAACTTGTACTGTATTTTATAATAAAAATTAATTGATTAATAAGGCTGTTACAGTTGCATTTAGAGGTTGTTATGAGCTCAAGCACAAGTGGACAAAGTTACAGGTTTGTGGAATGGCAAGCAGAGCTGAGCTTCAGTATTATAATTTCATGGAAATATAAATCATTTCTAATATTAATATTAAATTCTGAAATCCACTGCGGGcggtgcggtggtgtagtggttagcactgtcgcctcacagcaagaaggtcctgggttcgagccccgtggccggcgagggcctttctgtgtggagtttgcatgttctccccgtgtctgtgtgggtttcctctgggtgctctggtttcccccacagtccaaaggcatgcgggttaagctaattggtggctctaaattgaccgtaggtgtgaatggttgtctgtgtctatgtgtcagccctgcgatggcctggcgacttgtccagggtgtaccccgcctctcacccatagtcagttgggataggctccagcttgcctgcgaccctgtaggacaggataagcggctacagataatggatgaatggatgaaatCCATTGATCAAATTGATGAGATAAATTGCTCTGGCTGAAAACCTCTAGACATCTAACTACACTAAAACTCCAGAGTTCACCCTGACCCATTAACACTGGAGTCCCTGAAAattggggtggtggtggtggttaatTTATCTTTGCTGCTGTTTCATATTTCAAATAGCTACAGAAAATATGTAACGATGCCTTGACCTAGATTATTATGCGAGATTTTTTTGCCATTGTTTGTTTTTCCTCTTATATGTTATTATTTTTAGTAATTCCAAAAATTCTGTCACAGGTTAGCAACTAGTTTGCATTGCTTAACCAGAGCTATTCACTAGTTAACAGCATACTTTTGCTCAGAGCCTCAATTCCACAGAGTTTATTAAAGGTTTAGTGAGAAGTTTGGCCAGAAAAAGAACTGTTAAATCTATGAATAAAATACTACACAGGAAATTTGCCTAAGTaaaaggcatggtggtgtagtggttagcactgttgcctcacagcaagaaggttctaggtttgatcccagtgaccgatgggggcctttctgtgtggagtttgcatgttctccccgtgtccatgtgggtttcctccaggtgctccggtttcccccaaagttcaaagacatgcagttaggttaacatggggtggccatggcctgaagtgcccttaagtgagacatctaacccccaaccgctccccaggtgctgtagcatagctgcccactgctctgagtgtgtgtgtgtgtgttcactgcttcagatgggttaaatgcagaggatgaatttcactgtgcttgagtgtgcatgtgacaaataaagacttcttcttccTCTAAAATTTAATCAAATTGAAAAAATTGTATTCTTGCCAGGTAACATTTGGTCCCTCTCTaaaaaaattttcttcaatttgagtaaattttactcaggcaaatttcctgtgtaGTGGTGATTTTGCTAGTTCAAATGTATCATGTGCTGTATATTTGCCAGGAGACAATCAGATGATATTTGATAGTTCTTTGAAGGTAAAACTGAAGAAATACTGAACAAACTTGGCCAGGTCAAGCTGGTTGACCAGCATCACCAGTTAAACCAGCAATAAGACCAGCATTGCCCAGCTTAGACCAGCAACATACAAGTATTTTTCCAACAGAAATTAGCATCCAGGTATATTTAATTGTAGTTGGTTAGATTAACTCTTTGATAGAAAGAGTTATTTATAAGAGCTTTTCATAACATATTTACATTTCCAGCATTTTTCAGATGTCATTATGCAGAGTGACGAACAGAAGTGCTTTGTAGTttcagtcaaaaacaaaatccttaTGCTAATAAAATAGGTcagggtttaaaaataaaatcaatttCTATTCCTGTTCAAAGGAAATTTGTACAATAAAtagaaactctttttttttttactcataaaTTGCACTGTACTGTTCCCACATTGTTGGCATCCATGAACAAATTAACACTCCCCCACTAAATAAATACCAGCTCTACAGTTGATCCGCTAGGTGGGACAGTGAACTCCTGCAACCTCTTGCCTTTTGAGAGGCTACAGATCTAAGGTTTACGGCAACTGTCCAACATATACACTATTGAGTCACCAATAATATCTCTACCATCGCTGCACAAATCTCCCCACACCATCCAAGCAAATCAATCCGCTATGGTTTGACTTCAACAAGACCAAGCTGAAAATTACATCCTGTAAGACATCTGgaggacacacacactctctctctctccagaatCTGTACTGATCCATCTCTGCTCATACAGCAGGGTGTTAACTTTCATCATGCACACACCACCTGCTTAGAGCAGGCTACCCGTTTTGTCTCCCTCCACTTGTGCCTTTGATCCGTAATCCTGACTCTGGGGCAAAGAACTCTCCTGCTCCCAAAATTCCAAAAACACCAGACAGGGAAAAAAATCCTCTGGTGTCAGATATGCACAGAAACGCGGTCCAAACATCGACATGGTAACAATGAATGTCAGATTAAAGTATGCCATAAATCAGCAGTTCTCTGGTTCCTATGACTAACTATAAGCACGCAGAAGGGAATGAAAATGAAAAAACAAATGCCCAAAGCTTCCACTAACTTGGCTTTATCTTTcgacaggctcttgtaagctcagGAAAAGAGATCAAATGGCAGTAGATAGAGAAACCAGAGTTTAGCTCATGAAATCAAACCTGATTTTTGTAGAATAGTGGAATAGTCATAGACACAAATGGCCCCCAGACATGATGATTATATGCAGCTTTCAATTCAGTATAACCTTACAGCCATTTTCCCAACACAATAAAGTCACAAAGGATACATATATACTTCGAAAAATGAATATTGTGCAGAGGTACAGTGAAATTGGAAGGCACATTGGTCTTCATCTTTATGCTGAACattcatttctgtcaaggtcctgaaTTGTATTTACTGAGCAGCTGCTATGGTCAATAAATCAAACTTGATttgccccctttttttttttttttttccgaaacGTGATATTTCTTGGGCTGTTAACTGTTCCTGTACTGGTTATTTTGAACACCGTGTTTGTACATTAGGACATGGTGAACTATAGATGGCACTGCTTTTACTGGAGTTTATGTGGAGCTTGTGGAGGGGGCCGGGGGGTGGGGGGTCTTGTTGCTATGGATGCAGTACATTCATATGAAAGGTATTCATGCTTGGGATCAAGTGGATTGACCCCCTTGCTCTCGGGTTAACAGAAGCCGCATGCGTATCTGGTTCCCTCGGCTAACATGTGTGtctgtggaagaagaagaagggagaGTGGCTGTCTGAGTATGAGTGTATGTTTTTGAAACACTGTGGGAAAGATTTCAGAGTATGTTGAGGTTTAACTTTTGGTGTCAGTGTTAATCAGCCTTCGGTcatagaaacagagagagagagagagactgaacttTGGCTCGAGAGGTCTTAAGTCCCGTAAAAATTCTTCTTGCTGGGCAGTAAACGTAGAGCTTAGAACATGGTGTTTATCCCACACATatcctccctgtgtgtgtgtaagtaggtGTCAGTAATGAGG contains the following coding sequences:
- the si:dkey-33c9.6 gene encoding active breakpoint cluster region-related protein isoform X2 produces the protein MELFEEALQYLISSGIPVEENEPVDSEFAHEVFEDENDWIPHISEEVAVFPDTPPMKALRASAGTSQPVLSIEQVQTVFFQLPELLALHTEFHSNLRDKLQLCLDLELGLPLQLHHENHDLSVGDLFIKFVSQLGVYRGFIDNYENAVEIVKKCTQSDPRFRTLAQSMKSTRGSDNCRAMYTFEALLYKPLDRVTKTTLVLHDLLKHTPTDHQDSVVLQEALRVSSSFLSGVNEGLQCKTSVTISRGERRQLVRDGFVVEVCEGGRSLRHLFLYTDLLLCVKLKYGAMGKQPHYRFCWYMPITGLKITWAAEQEASADLQLKISNMRLKLFHLRRAFRQFMKEKKGSLSRAADRCKRKLETCEIWLLTHEPSFILDLHSPSSKSHTIHLPSLYELDEWREAINKHKAEDVETVPPDLLSLTNSCVKLRMTQHLPLCCLQPDEEENSMCGSVYVIVHSACGLQQPASVYVCVEVDGFEISDRRAQTCLSSYSPTPQWDQELVLKVDGAQHLRLLCVSQSEENIMGRAVIQLNPVEMLKKWKKMSVNLGSVEVMLSIKYSPHVLEPPSSVPLQHKPVFCVLIGDVARQEHVLVPHIVRSCVDEVERRGLEEEGIYRISGASNEIQALKHAFNTNYWEAMNKVRNVDVNVVSGTLKLYLRELPEPLIPAAHFQSLSKAMDLTDPNLRASTMLSELQSFPDVNRNTLLFLLRHLKWVAQKEELNKMSLSNLATVFGPTLMRPPVASLDQYAPPVDISQEVEVQVHVIYRYLQIPNLPEALTTKPLDTEEDP
- the si:dkey-33c9.6 gene encoding active breakpoint cluster region-related protein isoform X1, which gives rise to MELFEEALQYLISSGIPVEENEPVDSEFAHEVFEDENDWIPHISEEVAVFPDTPTYKSPEDMLNKRLQLLREILISEEIYLNELETLLMPMKALRASAGTSQPVLSIEQVQTVFFQLPELLALHTEFHSNLRDKLQLCLDLELGLPLQLHHENHDLSVGDLFIKFVSQLGVYRGFIDNYENAVEIVKKCTQSDPRFRTLAQSMKSTRGSDNCRAMYTFEALLYKPLDRVTKTTLVLHDLLKHTPTDHQDSVVLQEALRVSSSFLSGVNEGLQCKTSVTISRGERRQLVRDGFVVEVCEGGRSLRHLFLYTDLLLCVKLKYGAMGKQPHYRFCWYMPITGLKITWAAEQEASADLQLKISNMRLKLFHLRRAFRQFMKEKKGSLSRAADRCKRKLETCEIWLLTHEPSFILDLHSPSSKSHTIHLPSLYELDEWREAINKHKAEDVETVPPDLLSLTNSCVKLRMTQHLPLCCLQPDEEENSMCGSVYVIVHSACGLQQPASVYVCVEVDGFEISDRRAQTCLSSYSPTPQWDQELVLKVDGAQHLRLLCVSQSEENIMGRAVIQLNPVEMLKKWKKMSVNLGSVEVMLSIKYSPHVLEPPSSVPLQHKPVFCVLIGDVARQEHVLVPHIVRSCVDEVERRGLEEEGIYRISGASNEIQALKHAFNTNYWEAMNKVRNVDVNVVSGTLKLYLRELPEPLIPAAHFQSLSKAMDLTDPNLRASTMLSELQSFPDVNRNTLLFLLRHLKWVAQKEELNKMSLSNLATVFGPTLMRPPVASLDQYAPPVDISQEVEVQVHVIYRYLQIPNLPEALTTKPLDTEEDP